Within Coffea arabica cultivar ET-39 chromosome 4e, Coffea Arabica ET-39 HiFi, whole genome shotgun sequence, the genomic segment AGTGAATATTTCTTCCCCTCCCTTGAGAAGTTGGGTAACCATTTCAAACTGTTTTTGCCAGGATCAACTTTGGCATGAAGAATAaatgcatttttctcatcaaatACATCATTTAGACCCAGGCTAactaatttcattttataaaataaaaaatgcatcTGGGCATGCTACATGCCATGATGAAATAGATCTTATACTAACTCAAGGCAGAAAGAGCAACCGAACACGCCAATAGACATCTCAAATATGTACTGTGAGAATCACCTGCAAATCCAAAAGTCGGAGGCTAATCCATTGACCAACAAATGTGAATCCCTTAACATCCCTCCCCaatgctccaaaaaaaaaaaaacaacaacaaaaaatttctctttctaTACCACAATTTAGTTTCTTTTACATCTTAGAGCAGCTGCAAAAATCCTTCAGATGTAAACACCCGGGGCAAGTCTCTCGATCTTATCAGGGAACTGTCAAAACTGATGCACAAACAAAATACTGCTGCTGACTGTTGCTTCATACACTCAGCACTGGGAAGCAATAATAacgtttctctctctctcctcaaaATTTACACCTATTTACCATATGCAACAAAAATTTATTAGCCACTTTGAAGGAGGCACAAACTCATACTCCATTAGGTATGTTATTAGACCAAATTCTCAAGAGCTCGTACCTCGCGTTTTATGAACGGCAAACAAATCATATTTACAACAAAAGAACCCTGCAATATGCATTGACACAAACAAGTCAATAGAAAGGGGAGAATAAGGCTCCAGTGCAAATCAACATTAGTAAAACTGCAGCAAGGATGCAAAATCATCATGTACCTCTGGTCGGTTATCTTGGACCAGAAGTACTGCATCCAACAATAGGAAGCGTGTAGTGAGGATACGCCGATAGATTTGTAATTTGATGGCAATGTTATCTAAAGACCAAGCTGCCATTATGTTGGACTCTCAAATTCTCAATCACTGTCTGGTAAAATGATTTCAGAGCCTTGATGTCATTACcctgacccaaaaaaaaaaaaaggatgagcAAGGAGAAAGTTGAAATTATACTACCAAGGATAACAGAAACAGCAAATCAgctttttccaatttcaaataaGCTGCTTGTAGCTTAACTAAGAACCAGCCCAAAACACTAAAGACCACAAATGCTCTATAGATATAACATGAGGTTACCCCATTTATGGAACTAATTTGATATCTGTgtcaatattttattttaactacAAATCCATCTGCAGAAAATTTCGAAGCTGAATAAATCCACGAGACTGCATTGAGGTTCAGTTCCTATTCACTTGCTTGTCATTTAGTCCACAAGCGACCTCAATCTACATTTGCTACAGAACCAGAAGGCCCCATGGGACTAGCAAATCCCTGACCAAATTAAGCTAATAATCCTGTGATTTTATACCTGCAACTTTTGACAATACTGCTGAGCCAAATCTTGAGGGCAATGGGCAGCTGGGAACCCTTTTGATACAAAATGGACAAGGAAATCATTGCCATATTTCTCATACATAACCTTCTGAGCCAATACTATCTCACCAAAAAGAATAAGCTGCCAAAGGAACGAAGTAAAGAGCTTCAAGTTGGTAAGAGATCATTATAATAATAGAAAGCTTCTATTGAGCAAATTTATTTCCTGAGAAAATGTAAATTCTTCCACATTACAGCATCTCATCATTaagaagcagaagaagaaaaagacaagGTTTGGTGGATAAGccataaaattctttatataGTATCCAAAAGGAAGCTATGCATTTACTTGTCCTTTTCAGGGGTGACTGTGAGTGAGATAAACATTGTAGATCTTAAGTGTTAGAAAAAACATCTAAAGAAATCCAAAAAACACTAAAGTCTAGTAATATGAAAGCAAGAATGTTAATGACCGCAGCTTACACCATATCCATATGCAATACAAACATAATTGTGCTGGTCAAAACAATACTTCCATTTCAAGTGCATTAACTTACAGTATTTGCATCACGGAACTCAAAGGATTTGTCAAGCACACTGTACAAACAACAGTTTATTGCAAATGCCTCAATTACAAACTTCTTGAAACCAGGTACCTACAAAAGAATTGTACCTCAGCACAAGAAAATAATTCTAAAGGCTGCAATAATACTTTCAGGGCAATGTTACCTTTTCTTCACCATATGGTCTGGCACTCCAATCTTTAATTAGTCTGATAAATATTTGCACACATGCCTGAATAAGAGGAAATGCAACCAAGTAAGCATATCTTGGAGGAAAACAGACCTTCAAATTGACGGTTTAATCAGCACAAACCTTTCTGACAAGGATATCCTTGTGGCCACACGAGGTAGATAATAGCAATTGCATCATTGGGTCCAGATAGACCCTACTTTTAGGGGAAAGGAACACTGATGATAGATCATGTGTAGCAATCACGTGAAGCAATGTATAAAATGTTCGCTGAAGCTCCTGTAATTCACGGATTTCCTGGACATTCAAAAGCGAAACTTATCATCTTGAATGCACTTGGGAAGATAACAGTGGGGGTACTTGACTAAGCACTCTTTCAACTAAAACATCCAAAGCTGATACCAATAAGGGAGGAGCCCAATATTGATTTAACTGCAGGCCATTTCTAATACCAGGCCAGAGCAAACTCTAAATGAATGAATAAATCTTGTCATTAAGCAACAATTAGCTTCATCTCCAGCAGTTGTTCTTCCCAGTTCCCTAGGTTAAATCCACacacccccacccccccccccacccccaaaaaaaaaacatctaacAAATGAAAAAGTTGATCTGGCCCCTATAAGTTATTCTTAATGTGTAGTACACGTAACCTACCACCAACCCCAAACCCCTAAACCTCCCTGGCTGAATTTGATCATACTCCAGAAAAGACACAAAAAACTTTGAAAGGTTCAagtacctcattatttccaccAGGTCCTAATGAAAGGGGCTCCCTTGGAAGAATATTAAACACCCTACCAGCAATAGCAGGGTAAACTTCATCCATTATGTCCCCAACTGCAGTGTTGAATTTGCATATGAGCTGATTCAGCAAAAGCATAAAGCCTAAAAGTTCTTTTGGCTGCAAGGCAAGCATGAGGAGAATCATGAAAGTTGGTCATGCTACAAACAAAAAACGGTATCATAGATACTAAACTTCACAGAAAGACCCGAGGAGGACAATATCAATGCCATCACAACTGTCAACGAGGCAAATGATAAATTTCTCCAGCAATAATCTAAAAAAGGACTATGGGAATGTCAAGTGCAAGAAGTATTCACCATTCACATATAATTATGTTACAATTAGGAAAGCTAAGTTTGGGTCTGATAGCTacagcttcatattcaattccACTCAGTCACAAAGATAAATTAGCACAATCAGGTATCACACAATTCAATTAAGTAACAACATAATACTCATGTATCAACATAGCAAAAATAGTGTGGCAACACAAACTTTTTTGACGTCTCAACAGGTGAAATTTAGTAGGCATCCTATACCTCGCTTTCAGCAAGCAACTGTTCCAAAGCCTTTGGAAGATAAGGGAATACAGATGATCCTAAGGTGTCCACCATGCGATGAATGAATGATGTAACCTGACAAAGAGCTGGATTAGCAAAGGAAAATATAATTCAGCAATAAAGCAAGCGCTCCAAATCAAACCTTGCTCCGCAGGGGCTCTGTTTTTGGAAATACAACAAGAATTTGCAGAAGAACATCCAAAGTCTGAAGAAAACAGAAATACAACAAAAAATCAGTGCAGTTAAGAAAACCAAACACATTACTGCCAAAATGCAAAAGAATTTGATTGCATTATCACGACCAATAAATACCATCACCGAGTTGGGCATAATCAGAATGCTCACTGTACTACAAATCTTAACTAAAGCAGAAGCAAATTTATAATGACAAGCTTCtcctatgaaaatgaaaaatttttgtaCCAAAAGAAATAAGAACAAACTTCTcctaagaaaatgaaaattttgtgcACCAAAGAAATAAGAAAACAGGAGgaacaaaaggaagaaagataAAGATGAACATATTCAAAGCACAGTCAAATAACAGCAAAACCCCAACTGGAGGAACTAAAAATGGTTGTTCACCAATCGGTGACCCAGACCAGCAGGTAACATACAGCCACAATCCATCAGTACTTTTTAGCTAAATAATTTTAGATAGCTGGAAACAGAAGCTTTTACTTTTGGCATAGGTATGCAGACACAGAAGTACACTAGATAGATGTAGAGCAGACAGAAACATAAAGGTCATCAATCAAACACTGGCCTATCAGCTTCTTAGATATCTACTATAAAAGTTGAGCATAACAAAAGGTTCAAAAGCACAACTGAATCATAATTAGAAAGTGATTATTTGCGTtaaaaattggttcaaaattGACTTAGAGAATAAACCTGCTTGAACATTGCGCCAATCCCAGGGCGACTAGCAGTTACAAGACGCTCGCTGAAGCCCTGAAACCCAAAGACACCACAAATGACCAACTATTGCATATAACCTCAATCATTAGCAGATCATGAAGATGAACCTTAGCAAGAAGCCTAGGATGGCAAGCAAGTTAGataaaaccacaagaagaattttgtttttgtgttttttgtgtgtgtgtgtgtgggggggggggagtgAATCTCGCAAGCAGCAGCTTCTAAGTTCCACCCAAGAAACAACAAACTGAAGTCAAAATGTAACTGCTGACCCACAGAAAAAGATGGAACAGAAAGAAGCAGTAAAATACATAAACACTAACTCAAAAGCAGAAAAGGTAAATGCAAATAGCACATAAATTCAAACCACAAAGACAATTCAGATGATAAATGAATACCTTGCTGAGGGCATTAATGGCCATAATTATCTGTTGAATAATTGCAATCTTCGTCGGAGATTCTTCTTCATTTCGAACTTTAGCATTCAAGAGAGCCTCCTCTACCTGCTCAAAATGCATCACTTTCAGTTACTGAAGTCTTAAAAAGGAAATGATGCTTCATGCCAATCTTATACCAGACAAAAATAACACAGAATAGTCGAGATAGGGAACTAATTTATAGTTTCCATAAAGGGCAAAACACAGTCGCTCTGACCCCATTTTGTTCTATAATACTAGTGTAGCCTTGACcctgcaacattgtgaaatttTCTGCCCATTGAAACCCATGTAGGCCATAATAAATCAAGTTTATGATTGGACCAACAAATGTCTGTGTAGAGCACATGTGTGaggaacaaaacaaaaaagcatGGGAACTATATAATTAACATCCTTAAAACAACGTGAAAACCTCACCTGGTGACAAAGAGGAGTGAGCAAAGCAGAAAGATAGTCAGATTGCTTTCCCAATGGTACTTCTTCCATTCCGATTAATAAGCCGATTGCCTGCAAAGAGTTGAGGAAAGAAATCAGAATGGCAAAACACAGCTTTTTCAAACAGAAAAAGAAGTATGAACCGTCACTAAGGTAACAAATCTCTAGCGCAGATCAGACAAAGAATTTACCTCAAAAATGTGACTTCCATCTTCACATGATGAGTGTTCTGTGGATGCAAAGCCCATGCTCGTAAACTGAGCAACTTTGTCTTGCAGACTCTGTAATGTGTGTAAAATTATTACAGAaagcaaattaaataaataccaaataaaaatgagaatgaTTTATAAAGGTGAGAAGCATgattttcaatcatcaaatgcCAAATAAGAATGGCAGATGACCTATAAGGATCAGATGCTCGAGAACTATCAAATTTGAAATACCTGCAATATTGTCTCGATGTAGGGCAAAAGTTTTGCTTTCAGCAATTTCACAACCCTCATGAAAAGGTAACTAGCCCTGCGACCTACATTTATATTTGGATGGTGTATGCCTCTTTCATCAAGAAAGGCACCCAACACCAAAGGTATATACTGTGTATTTTCCTGAACAAACTTCAAATACCTAGTTATGGTTTCCAAATACACAAGGGCGACAAGCCGATTAGAATGGCAAGGAAACCTTGTAGATAAAAGCATCGGCACCAGTTCTCTCAAAAGACCACTTCCAGTTCTGATCATCTCATCAGTCAATGATTCACCTAGAGCATAAAACAGTGAAAGTGCAGCTTCTACCTCTTCAACATTTCTTTCGTCAGGAGATGCAACAGCACCAGCAATTGAGTTCCTAATAAAAACCTGAGTCACATCAGGTGCTACACGTCCTATACTACGCAGCAGCACAAGTAGATCTTTTCTAAATTCCATCATCCTGTCTTCCTCTTCCCTCCCAATTTTGTCCCATATATCAAGATTATTACGATAAACAGGATCAAAACACATATGAACACGAATTACTTCCAGCATCTGACCCACATGAAGAAGCTGAGCGTTTGTCAGCAAAGATAGGTTCTTCATTGTGCCAACATAGCCAGAAAGAAACTGCAGGATGCTGAAAGTTGCATCTACCTCACAATTCTGCATTACATAGAAAACAGAAGGCATAACCGCATTTAAAATCTCCACTGAGATGCCCTTACCATCCTCAGAGTTCAACCGCTTAGAACATTCCAAGACCTCAGTGGCATACCCGGTCAGCAAAGAAGCAACTCTAGAAACCAAATCAGAGTCATTATCCTCTGTAGCTACCAAACCAAAAACCCTACTCATGTGTAAGCTCTGCAAAAGGTTAAGCTTGGATTTTGGATCCATACGCTTAGAAACAACTGCAATAACACAAGAGGCAGAAGCTCCACGGACTTGATCCGACAATCCATTAGACAGAATTAATTCAAACAACAATTGAAGAAAGGCATCATTTGCTATCAGCCCGATGTCAATCCAAGTAACATATCTCCGAATACAATCTAAAGCGCTAATACACAAGTCAGGATCCGAAGCCCTGTACATTGACACAATGTCATACCACACCCTAACAATCTGCGGTATACACTGCTGCCTCATGGCATCCTTGATACGCCCCGCAACAGCCACCTCATCCGAACTACGCGGATAGTCCATACTAATTAATTCATCATCCAGTGCATTTAAAACGCGACAAAACATATCAATAACCACTGGCCCTTTCCTAAGATTTGGCAAATAATCGATAAATACTGAAGCCCAAATCAAGGGGTACTCGAAATAAATTAGACTAACAACTACCTGAGCAAGCTTATTCTTAATAAATGCTGGACCCTCCAAAACCCTAACTGAGTTCTTATCATCAATAGTCTCATAACAAGCCATGGAAAACACCGATTTTCGAATAAAAGACTTCTCTTCAAGGCTCATTGATGAGTATCGAACCTGAAGGGCACCGTGCAGGCATTGCAAACACCAAAACTGAACTTGAACTAGTTTACTAAAACACAAACGCTCTATACATATGCTACAAAGTGAGGGGGACTCCTTAATTTGCTGACAAAAGGCAACAGCTTGTGATTTTAGCCCAGAATCAACGCTTCCAGATTCGTCAAAACTAATTAATATTGCTTTCTCGAGATCATCCATTAAGAGTCTTTAGAAacgctaaaccctaaaccctaaaactTCAGCCTTTGATCACTCGTCCCCAAAGAATTTCAATCCAAGGCTTttaaccttttcttttctttatcaaTCTTCCTGTTTAATGTTTGAATTTCTTTGTCCAAACCAATGCGAAAAGACAAATACAAATTGAATAGAACCCAATGCAACGAATTAGTGAAGGCTTACCTGTAAAAAGACTCTGTTTTCTGGTGAGAATGATTTGAAACGATAAGGGTTTGAGGAGATGAATGAAGAGAGTCTAGGGTTTCTGGtgtttttttgtatttatttaatGTATATGGTCTCtcctttttaatcaaattttatatatttatttggaCTGGGGCGAGGAAGTCTGTGACTTTGGTCCTCAGAGGAGAAGACTGCGAAGAAAGGGCTGTGAATGAATGTGATCGAGGAATGAAGAAAGGAGAAGACGGAAGCTTTTCAATAATTCATCTTATATAGTGCTCTAAACTAATTTTGACCTGTAGAAATAATGCTGAGGGCAAAACAAATAACTATTTTTATATGAAAGAATTTAGTGTAAAACCTTTATttaaaaatcatctcaatcatTAGTAGCTTTTtgaatacatttttcaaattAACTTGGTGGTTTTTAATGCTTATTAGTGGTTATGCAGGTAACATGTGCTTATAAAGAAATTCGACAATTCCTTTTATGCTTTTAAAGGAACCACTCTATCAATCCAAGTCTAATacatagggatggcaatgggggcagGTGACCGGGGTGGGTGCGGTCACCCGCCCCGCGGGGGGCTAATGGGGAGGGGGTTGGGGCAGGGG encodes:
- the LOC113742868 gene encoding exportin-T-like — translated: MDDLEKAILISFDESGSVDSGLKSQAVAFCQQIKESPSLCSICIERLCFSKLVQVQFWCLQCLHGALQVRYSSMSLEEKSFIRKSVFSMACYETIDDKNSVRVLEGPAFIKNKLAQVVVSLIYFEYPLIWASVFIDYLPNLRKGPVVIDMFCRVLNALDDELISMDYPRSSDEVAVAGRIKDAMRQQCIPQIVRVWYDIVSMYRASDPDLCISALDCIRRYVTWIDIGLIANDAFLQLLFELILSNGLSDQVRGASASCVIAVVSKRMDPKSKLNLLQSLHMSRVFGLVATEDNDSDLVSRVASLLTGYATEVLECSKRLNSEDGKGISVEILNAVMPSVFYVMQNCEVDATFSILQFLSGYVGTMKNLSLLTNAQLLHVGQMLEVIRVHMCFDPVYRNNLDIWDKIGREEEDRMMEFRKDLLVLLRSIGRVAPDVTQVFIRNSIAGAVASPDERNVEEVEAALSLFYALGESLTDEMIRTGSGLLRELVPMLLSTRFPCHSNRLVALVYLETITRYLKFVQENTQYIPLVLGAFLDERGIHHPNINVGRRASYLFMRVVKLLKAKLLPYIETILQSLQDKVAQFTSMGFASTEHSSCEDGSHIFEAIGLLIGMEEVPLGKQSDYLSALLTPLCHQVEEALLNAKVRNEEESPTKIAIIQQIIMAINALSKGFSERLVTASRPGIGAMFKQTLDVLLQILVVFPKTEPLRSKVTSFIHRMVDTLGSSVFPYLPKALEQLLAESEPKELLGFMLLLNQLICKFNTAVGDIMDEVYPAIAGRVFNILPREPLSLGPGGNNEEIRELQELQRTFYTLLHVIATHDLSSVFLSPKSRVYLDPMMQLLLSTSCGHKDILVRKACVQIFIRLIKDWSARPYGEEKVPGFKKFVIEAFAINCCLYSVLDKSFEFRDANTLILFGEIVLAQKVMYEKYGNDFLVHFVSKGFPAAHCPQDLAQQYCQKLQGNDIKALKSFYQTVIENLRVQHNGSLVFR